The genomic stretch GCACGGCGAATCCGACCTCGCAGGGGGTCTCGCTCCGCGGGCTCGGGGCCTCCGGGACGAGCCGCGCCCTCGTCCTCGCCGACGACGTTCCCGTGAACGATCCGTTCGGCGGCTGGGTCTACTGGGGCCGGGTTCCGGAAATCGCGCTCGACCGCGCGGAAGTCGTCGAGGGGGGCGCCTCCGACCTCTGGGGAAGCGCCGCGCTCGGCGGCGTCGTGCGTCTCGTCCGCCGGGACGACGCGACGCCCGGAGTCGACGCCGAAACCTGGGGAGGGTCCGAGTCGTCGGGGGACGGGGCCCTGCGGATCGCCGGCGCGGCCGGCCCGGTCCGTCTTTCGGCCGACGGCGAGCTCTTCGCGACCGGGGGCTACGTCCCGGTCGCCCCGGAGGACCGCGGGCCCGTCGACGTTCGCGCCGGCTCGCGCCATCGAACGCTCGAGGGGACGGCCTCCACGATCGTCGGCGAATCGTCGCTGTTCGTCCGGGGATCGCGCTACCTCGAGGAGCGCGGGAACGGCACGCTCCTCCAGCGGAACGACACGCAGATCACCGAATGGAGCGGGGGCTTCGACGGCGCCGCGGTCGGAGGCGCCCTGGGACTGCGCGCCTACCGATCCGACGAGATCTTCCATCAGTCGTTTTCCGCGATCGCCCCCGACCGAACCTCGGAAACCCTCACGTCGCGGCAGCGCGTGCCGTCGTCGGCGACGGGAGGTTCGGCGCAGTGGTCGCGGGCGCTCGGGACGATCCACGAGCTGTCGGCCGGCGCCGACTTCCGCCGCGTGGAGGGGACGTCGGAGGACACCGCGTACCTCCCCTCCGGGCCGTCGCTCCGCCCGTCCGGAGGGACCCAGGACGCCGCGGCCGGGTGGATCGAGGACGTCGCGTCGCTCTCCCCCGCGCTCACCGTGTCCGGATCGCTCCGCTACGACGCCTGGAGGAATTCTTCCGGGAGAACGTTCGCGGCGGGCGCTCCGATCGCCTTGCCGGACCGGTCCGCCGATTCGTGGAGCCCCCGCCTCTCCGCGGTCTGGGCGGCGACCCGCACGGTTTCCCTCACGGCCTCGGCCTATCGCGCGTTCCGCGCGCCCACGCTGAACGAACTGTATCGCCCGTTCCGCCTGGGGAACGTCCAGACGCTGGCCAACGCCGATCTCTCGCCGGAGACGGTCACGGGCGCGGAGACGGGCGTGCGATGGCAGACCGGGGACGGGCGCGTCTTCGCGCGCGCCGCCCTCTTCTGGATGGACCTCCACGACGCCGTCGGGAACGTCACGCTTTCGACGACGCCGTCCCTCATCACGCGGCAGCGCGAGAACATCGGACGGATCCGCGATCGGGGCGCGGAGCTCGCCGTCGATGCACGGCTCTCGCCGGAGTGGACCGCGGCGGCGGGCTACCTGCTCGCCGACTCGCGCGTCGTCGCGGCGCCGCGGAACCCGTCCCTCGTCGGGAATCGCGTCCCGCAGGTGCCGCGCGATCAGGCGACGATGGAGATCCGGTTCTCGCGCCCCTCGCTCGCGACGATCGCGGTCCAGGGCCGCTGGTCCGGGCCGCAGTTCGACGACGACGCGAACGCTTTCCCGCTCGGCAGCTTCTTCACGCTCGACGCGCTCGTCTCGAAGGCCCTCCCCGCGGGGTTCGAAGTCTTCGGCGCGGTCGAAAACGCGACGAACCGGCGGAACGAAGCCGGGCGCACGCCGGTCGTGACGCTCGCTCCGCCGCGAATCTTCCGGGCGGGCATTCGCTGGCGGGTCTGAGAAACCGCCGCCCCGTCCTGTCGTACGATCGCCCCGATTGCCACGCAACGGAAGTTTTCGGACCGCACTTCTCGGCGTCCTCGCGGTCGCGGCCGCCGTTCGCTTCGCGCACCTCGCGGGGACGACCTTCTGGATCGACGAGGTCTTCGAGTCCTCGCTCATCCATGCGCCGGCGGGCGGGTTCTGGGCGGCGCTCCGGCTCGACGCCGTGCACCCTCCGCTCGATTACCTCGTCGGCCGGGGGGTGGCGCGGCTCGGCCTTCCCGATCCCTGGGGACGCTCCGCGAGCGTCTTCTGGGGCGTGGCCTCGATCGCGGCGCTCGGGGCGCTCGTGCGCCGGAGAGGCGGACCGCGCGCCGCGCTCCTGACCGCGGCGCTCCTCGCCGCGGCGCCCTTCCACGTGCGCTACTCGCAGGAGCTCCGCCCGTACGCACTCGGAACGTTCCTGACGTGCCTGTCTCTCCTGCTCCTCGACCGCGCTCTCGAACGGCCGACGGCGGCCCGCGGCGCGGCGCTGTTCGCGTCGCTCCTCGCGACCGCCTACGCGCTGTACCTCGCCGGGCTCTCCGCGGCGATCGGAGGGGCCGCGATGGTCGCGACGGATGCGTTCTCGCCCGACTCGGGCCGGCGAGCCGCCGCGCGCCGGCTCGCCCGGCTGTCGATCCCGGGAGCCGCGGCGCTCGCGATCCTCTATGCCCCCTGGTGGCCCGCGGTGCGGGTGGCTTCGGAACGGATCTCGCGCCGTTCCGGACCCGCCGTCGACTTCCGCCGCCTCCGCCTGATGCTCGCGTTCTTCACCGTCAGCCCGAAGCAGGAAGGGTGGGCGTTCGGACCGAAACTCCTCTACCTCGTCGCGTTCGCGGCCGCGATCGCGCTCCTCGCCGCGGGAACCGCCGTCGCTCTCCGCCGCCCCGCGCTGCGATTCCTCCCCGTCTGGGGATTCCTCGGAATCGGAGCGGTCGAGGCGCTGCGAGCGCTGTCGCCCAGCTTCGGCGCGTTCCGGTACGCCCTCCCCTCCGGAATCGCGCTCGCCGCGATCGCCGCGGTGGCGATCGACGCGCTCCTGGCGACATCGCCTCCTTCCGGCGCGGCCGCGCTCGCGTTCACCCTGGGGTTCCAGTCTTGGGCGCTCGCCGATTACTACCGCGAGGGACGGTACGACTGGAGCCGCGAGCTCGCCTTCCTCCGGGCGAGGCCGGAGAACGAGACCATCTTCACCTCGGCCCACAACCCCCAGTACTGCCTCGCCTACTATCTCTGCGGGCCGCAATGGCTGACGGACGGGCATCGCTGCGGGCGCCCGCTCGTCAACCTCGAAGGCGACACGCGCCCGCTCGACGCGATGAAGGGCGCCGGACGGCCGTTCTCGCTCGTGCTCGACGGAATGCCGGCCTCGGCCGCTCCGCGGGCGTGGGCGCGCGGCTATCCGATCTTCGAGTTTCCGGAAGCCGAGGGGACCGTCGTCGCGATCGTCTCCCCCCGGGAAGCGCGATGATCCGACCGCCGTTCCCCTCGCTCCTGATGCGGGGAATTTCGCGAGCGTGGCCTTCGCCTCCCGCCGCGCGCGTCGAGCCGCTCACCGGGCTCGCCGACTCCGAGTGGCGGAGACTCGCGGAGTCGTTCCCGCTCCTCGGTCCGGATCCCGGCAGAGACGCCGCGCGCTCCCGCCGGACGTTCACGCTGGTCGCCTGGAACGAGCTTTCGCGGCGCCGTCCCCGTCCCGAATGGAACCCCGCCCCTCCTTCCTCCGAACCGCAGGTCCTCGTGACCGCGCACATCGGGAACCTTCGCCTCCTCCGCTACTTCCTTCGCGTCGAGGGAATTCCGGTCGCGACGATCGTCGACGAGACCCACCCGACGAGCGGATCCACCGGGAAATGGAACGAGTGGATCGACCGGCGATTTCCGATCGCGTTTCCGCATACGTTCCCGTCGGATCAGCCGCATCGCCTGCGCGCCGCGCTCCGCCGCGGGTCTCTCCTCGCGGCGATCGACCGCATTCACCGCCCTCCTCCGGGGGGCCGCGACCGTTCGGCCCGGGTTCCTTTCCTCGGAGGCGCGATCGCGATCGAGCTCGGCGCACTGCGGCTGGCGCGGCTGGCGGGCGTGGCCGCGCGTCCGATCTTCGTCACGGCCCCCGCCGCGCGCCTCACGATCACGGTCGGCGCGCCGCTCCCGCAAAGCGAAGCGGAGGCCGTCCGCGAGTTCGGCGCGATCTTCGACCGGGTCTCGCGAGAATCGCCGGGAGATTTCGACGGGTATACGCATCGGTATCTGGCCGGCGCCGGGTGAGCCGTCGCGGCCGTTCATGGGGAGATGCCGTCCCGTCACGATTTCGGGGCGGTCAGGTGGCGGGCGCGTCCCGCTCGCGCGCGTCCGCGCCTCGCAGACCCACGGAGCGAGCTCGGCTTTTCCGCCCGGCCCGGCCGCCGTTTCCTCCGGACCCGGCCAGCGGTTCGGCCGCGTGACGCCCAAACGCGGGCGGATTTGCGCCGGGCGGGGCTTTCTGCCATGATCCCGCGACAGGAAAAAGCGACATGGAAATTTCGATTCGTGAGGATGGACGCGTCCGGATCGTGTCGGTGGCGGGCGATCTCGTGATCGGCGAATCCGAGGCGTCGTTCAAGCGCGCGGTGACCCGGCTCATCGACGAGGGCCACGTCGACCTGCTGCTCGATCTCGGGAAGGTCGGGATGGTCGACTCGACGGGACTGGGGGCGCTCGTGCGCACGCTGACGACCGCCCAGAAGGAAGGGGGCCAGGCGAAGCTCCTCTCCCCCCCGCCCAATCTCAAGAAGCTCCTCGAGATGACCCAGCTCGACTCCGTCTTCGACATTCACCAGGACCTGGAGGAAGCGGTCGCGAGCTTCTGACGAGGGACCAGGACCATGTCGGAAGAGCCGGACAGCACCGAACCTGAAGGAGGCGGCGAGGGCGCATTCGCGGCGGCGCTCGCCGAGCTCCTCGCGTGCGAGACGCTCGCGCAGACCGTCGGGTGGGCCGCCCGCTGGCTGCGGGCGATCCCCGAAGCCGACGCGGCGCTCGTCTGGACCCCCGATCCGGTTCATCCGGTCTTCACCTGCACCGGCGCGTCGGGCGAAGGGCTCGGCCGCTCGCTCCGACGCTCGGTCCCGCGCGGCGATGGATTCGTCCGCCGCCTGGTCCGCGACCAGGAGTCCTTCGCGCTCTCCGCGGCGGACCTGCTCGTCACCGACGACCCCTGGATCGCTCCCCTCGCGAAGAACTTCGGGGCGTTCCTGGCGGTCCCCCTCGCGGCGGAGGGCGGAGTGGTCGGAATCGCCGCGATCTTCTTCAAGGACGAGGCGGCGGACATGGAGGCCGCGCTCGAGGCGATCGCGACGTTCGTGCCGGACGCCGCCCTCGCGATCGCACGCGGCCTCCGGCAGGACAAGAAGACCGCCGGCATGCTCCACGCGATCGAGCGCCTGACGAACCTCTACGATCTTTCGAAGGCGTTCGGGTCCACGATCGAATGGGACGAGCTGACCGCGATCACCGCGCGCAAGGCGGTCGACTTCGGCAACGGCGAGGTCGCCTCCCTCTGGATCCTCGAGGGAGACGAGGGAGAAATCTCTCTCGCCGCGACGGCCGTCAACGAGAACTACGAAGTCGAGAACGCGCCCGAGGCGGTCGGCGGATCGATCATCGCCGACGTCATCACCGCCCGCGAGGACATCGTCGAAAACGAGGTCGAAGACCCGATGCGGAACGAGAACGCGCCCTACGAGACGCGCTCGCTCCTGGCGGCGCCCCTCGTCGAGGACGACGCCCCCGTCGGGGCCCTCGTCGTGGTGAACAAGCGCGGGCGCCACCCGCGTTTCACCGACGCCGACCGGGAGCTCCTGATCGATCTCGGGCACCAGGCCGTGCGGGCGCTCCGGAACGCCCGGCGCTACCTCGCCGAGAAGAAGGTCGAGGAGCTCGATGCGCTGCTCGCCGTCAGCCGCGAGATCACCTCGACGCTCGATCTCGACCGCGTCATGGGAACCGTCGTCAACGCGACCTCGGCGCTCATCCCGTTCGATCGCTGCGCGCTCTCGATCGTCTCGCGCGGAAAACTCCGTCTCGGCGCGGTCTCGGGCGTCGCGGAGATCAATCGCTCGGACCCGTCGATCCGGCGCACCGAGGAGCTCCTCGAGTGGGTGTTCGGCGCCGGCCAGCCGGTCTCGGTCCGCCGGGAGGAAGACGGCACGATCCTGGCGGACCGGCCCGAGACGGAGGAGAAGTTCCGCGCCTTCTTCGA from Thermoanaerobaculia bacterium encodes the following:
- a CDS encoding TonB-dependent receptor, which translates into the protein MNRTIGTCTLAAAALVSRAPVRAAAPVPSSAAAGIVVAADGNPVGGARVTASTSAASARTSTRPDGFFRVAVAGTPPVRLRIDAPGYAAAQQTLEAAESSGLRIALSSAALAEEVTVTASRTPRTLAETAAPTTVLPREDLRSAAAPVIDDVLRRVPGFSLFRRTGSRTANPTSQGVSLRGLGASGTSRALVLADDVPVNDPFGGWVYWGRVPEIALDRAEVVEGGASDLWGSAALGGVVRLVRRDDATPGVDAETWGGSESSGDGALRIAGAAGPVRLSADGELFATGGYVPVAPEDRGPVDVRAGSRHRTLEGTASTIVGESSLFVRGSRYLEERGNGTLLQRNDTQITEWSGGFDGAAVGGALGLRAYRSDEIFHQSFSAIAPDRTSETLTSRQRVPSSATGGSAQWSRALGTIHELSAGADFRRVEGTSEDTAYLPSGPSLRPSGGTQDAAAGWIEDVASLSPALTVSGSLRYDAWRNSSGRTFAAGAPIALPDRSADSWSPRLSAVWAATRTVSLTASAYRAFRAPTLNELYRPFRLGNVQTLANADLSPETVTGAETGVRWQTGDGRVFARAALFWMDLHDAVGNVTLSTTPSLITRQRENIGRIRDRGAELAVDARLSPEWTAAAGYLLADSRVVAAPRNPSLVGNRVPQVPRDQATMEIRFSRPSLATIAVQGRWSGPQFDDDANAFPLGSFFTLDALVSKALPAGFEVFGAVENATNRRNEAGRTPVVTLAPPRIFRAGIRWRV
- a CDS encoding glycosyltransferase family 39 protein — encoded protein: MPRNGSFRTALLGVLAVAAAVRFAHLAGTTFWIDEVFESSLIHAPAGGFWAALRLDAVHPPLDYLVGRGVARLGLPDPWGRSASVFWGVASIAALGALVRRRGGPRAALLTAALLAAAPFHVRYSQELRPYALGTFLTCLSLLLLDRALERPTAARGAALFASLLATAYALYLAGLSAAIGGAAMVATDAFSPDSGRRAAARRLARLSIPGAAALAILYAPWWPAVRVASERISRRSGPAVDFRRLRLMLAFFTVSPKQEGWAFGPKLLYLVAFAAAIALLAAGTAVALRRPALRFLPVWGFLGIGAVEALRALSPSFGAFRYALPSGIALAAIAAVAIDALLATSPPSGAAALAFTLGFQSWALADYYREGRYDWSRELAFLRARPENETIFTSAHNPQYCLAYYLCGPQWLTDGHRCGRPLVNLEGDTRPLDAMKGAGRPFSLVLDGMPASAAPRAWARGYPIFEFPEAEGTVVAIVSPREAR
- a CDS encoding STAS domain-containing protein, whose translation is MEISIREDGRVRIVSVAGDLVIGESEASFKRAVTRLIDEGHVDLLLDLGKVGMVDSTGLGALVRTLTTAQKEGGQAKLLSPPPNLKKLLEMTQLDSVFDIHQDLEEAVASF
- a CDS encoding efflux RND transporter periplasmic adaptor subunit, whose translation is MSEEPDSTEPEGGGEGAFAAALAELLACETLAQTVGWAARWLRAIPEADAALVWTPDPVHPVFTCTGASGEGLGRSLRRSVPRGDGFVRRLVRDQESFALSAADLLVTDDPWIAPLAKNFGAFLAVPLAAEGGVVGIAAIFFKDEAADMEAALEAIATFVPDAALAIARGLRQDKKTAGMLHAIERLTNLYDLSKAFGSTIEWDELTAITARKAVDFGNGEVASLWILEGDEGEISLAATAVNENYEVENAPEAVGGSIIADVITAREDIVENEVEDPMRNENAPYETRSLLAAPLVEDDAPVGALVVVNKRGRHPRFTDADRELLIDLGHQAVRALRNARRYLAEKKVEELDALLAVSREITSTLDLDRVMGTVVNATSALIPFDRCALSIVSRGKLRLGAVSGVAEINRSDPSIRRTEELLEWVFGAGQPVSVRREEDGTILADRPETEEKFRAFFEASGMNSFYAAILQDEEGKLGVIGFEAAEPIDFDQDARDLLQIVVNQATVALRNAQLYQQVPLAGFWKPLLEKRRKLAAIPGRKKRAWAIGAAVAAIVLVAVPWRIRVDGPVRILPAREASVTAPIAGVVRAVVHREGDRVAEGQVVAILHSEGFAADAAQARSDLEIAQSELARARAENDAAATYQALARVHEAEARDMAARKQLADTELRAPVAGVIVTPHLDEKQGALLPAGTSFCAIADSSVITGEIAIPESETSLLRVGERVDLKLNSFPTRTFHGTVERLGAAVHAEGEERFLLVEARFDNPDSAIRPGMLGKGKVATERHSLGFAVFRKPARYVWARLWPLFP